The following proteins are co-located in the uncultured Tolumonas sp. genome:
- a CDS encoding bifunctional protein-serine/threonine kinase/phosphatase has product MAKSLQIRVGGYSIAGQKAINQDAFAVKIPNGRELEQKGGVAVIADGVSSCEDSHIASQTAVTSFINDYLSTSPNWSVSTSASKVISSLNRWLYQKNQQNHGVKDSMLTTFTAAVVKSSTLHVFHVGDTRIYLYSNQQLEKLTTDHVATSGKRTHLTRALGADSHLEVDYLKRLLREGDRIIMTSDGVHGVLTSEMMREVLEREHDPEAQAKALVNLALYKTSDDNLTALILAVDSLPNETLDETQQRLTQLPIPPVLQLGNKIDGYEVLDIIFSGTRSHMYKVKDSETGALFVLKAPSEYFTEDLLYLDGFIREEWVGQTIDHPNVMKTYKPLRPKQFMYYLGEYIVGCDLRTWINEHPEPALTEVREITKQIIAGLRAFQRNDMVHQDLKPENIMLTVDGKVKILDFGTVLVAGSQEMNSPLDKSIPQGSVNYIAPEYLMGLSGTMRSDLFSLGVIVYEMLVGKLPYKERSPRAGKLNSYAELTYTPGKYFRKDLPVWVDAALQKALQPDPENRYEAFSEFLTDISAPNRALEADLQHRPILEKNPVLFWKLTALALLLGNLLQMFYRIFNAS; this is encoded by the coding sequence ATGGCAAAATCCCTTCAGATCCGGGTCGGTGGCTATTCCATTGCGGGGCAAAAAGCCATCAATCAGGATGCCTTTGCCGTCAAGATCCCCAATGGCCGTGAGCTGGAGCAGAAAGGCGGCGTCGCGGTCATTGCCGATGGCGTCAGCAGTTGTGAAGACTCGCATATTGCCAGTCAGACCGCGGTAACGAGCTTCATCAATGATTATCTGAGCACCTCTCCAAACTGGAGTGTCAGCACCAGTGCCTCTAAGGTCATTTCCAGCCTGAACCGCTGGCTCTATCAGAAAAACCAGCAAAACCACGGCGTCAAAGACAGCATGTTGACGACATTCACCGCAGCGGTGGTGAAATCATCCACGCTGCATGTGTTTCATGTCGGCGACACGCGGATTTATCTCTACAGCAACCAACAACTCGAAAAACTCACCACGGATCATGTCGCGACCAGCGGCAAACGCACGCACCTGACCCGCGCACTAGGGGCCGATTCCCACCTTGAAGTTGATTATTTGAAACGCTTACTCAGGGAGGGCGATCGCATCATTATGACCTCCGATGGTGTGCATGGTGTGCTGACATCGGAAATGATGCGTGAGGTACTTGAACGTGAACATGACCCGGAGGCGCAAGCTAAGGCGCTGGTTAATCTGGCGTTGTATAAAACCAGCGATGATAATCTCACCGCGCTGATTCTTGCCGTCGATTCGCTGCCTAATGAAACACTAGATGAAACGCAGCAACGGCTGACGCAATTGCCCATTCCGCCTGTATTGCAGCTGGGCAATAAAATAGATGGTTATGAGGTGCTGGATATTATCTTCAGCGGCACGCGCAGCCATATGTATAAAGTCAAAGACAGTGAAACCGGTGCGTTGTTTGTGCTCAAAGCGCCGTCTGAATATTTCACCGAAGATCTGCTGTATCTGGATGGTTTTATCCGCGAAGAGTGGGTCGGGCAGACCATTGATCATCCCAATGTAATGAAAACTTATAAGCCGCTGCGTCCGAAACAGTTTATGTATTATCTGGGCGAATATATTGTTGGCTGCGATTTACGAACCTGGATCAATGAGCACCCTGAGCCAGCCTTAACCGAGGTTAGAGAGATCACCAAACAGATCATTGCCGGATTACGTGCTTTTCAGCGTAATGACATGGTGCATCAGGATTTAAAACCGGAAAACATCATGCTCACGGTCGATGGCAAGGTCAAGATCCTCGATTTTGGCACCGTGCTGGTCGCTGGCAGTCAGGAGATGAATTCACCGCTGGATAAATCGATCCCGCAGGGCAGTGTGAATTACATCGCACCGGAGTATCTGATGGGATTATCCGGCACCATGCGATCTGACCTATTTTCGTTAGGCGTCATTGTCTATGAGATGCTGGTCGGCAAACTGCCTTATAAAGAGCGTTCGCCGCGAGCGGGCAAATTAAACAGTTATGCTGAATTGACCTATACGCCGGGAAAATACTTCCGCAAAGATCTGCCGGTCTGGGTGGATGCTGCATTACAAAAAGCATTACAGCCCGATCCGGAAAATCGTTACGAGGCATTTTCTGAGTTCTTAACCGATATTTCAGCACCGAACCGGGCGTTGGAAGCGGATTTACAGCA
- a CDS encoding ABC transporter permease: protein MSALLNIKWQNMAFPFVGLLAFLFFWQIAASQVTTTLGSLPGPVATAQQFMGLVDEHKAEQQKKTAFYQRQEQRNADKLKADPAFKATVRPYTGRPTFFDQITTSLITVATGFLVASLLAIPMGIILGLNQWMYQALNPVIQILKPISPLAWLPLVTMVVSAVYSSDSPVVAKSFINSAFTVTLCSLWPTLLNTTVGVANIDPDLKNVSRVLKLDPLTHVRKIVLPSAIPMIFTGLRLSLGVAWMVLIAAEMLAQNPGLGKFVWDEFQNGSSQSLARIMVAVVTIGFIGFMLDRGMLQLQKWFSWDKRSELR, encoded by the coding sequence ATGTCAGCATTACTGAATATCAAATGGCAAAATATGGCGTTTCCATTCGTGGGTCTGCTTGCCTTCCTGTTCTTCTGGCAAATTGCTGCCAGTCAGGTCACTACTACACTGGGCTCTTTACCGGGCCCAGTCGCCACCGCCCAGCAATTTATGGGCTTGGTGGATGAACACAAAGCAGAACAACAAAAGAAAACCGCCTTTTATCAACGTCAGGAGCAACGTAATGCTGACAAGTTAAAAGCCGATCCTGCTTTCAAAGCGACGGTGCGCCCGTATACCGGACGCCCAACCTTTTTTGATCAGATCACCACCAGCCTGATCACCGTGGCGACCGGTTTTCTGGTTGCCAGTCTGCTCGCCATTCCGATGGGCATCATCCTTGGCTTGAATCAGTGGATGTATCAGGCGCTGAATCCGGTGATTCAGATCCTGAAACCGATCTCGCCACTGGCGTGGTTGCCGCTGGTGACTATGGTGGTGAGTGCGGTTTATTCCAGCGATAGCCCGGTAGTAGCCAAATCATTCATCAACTCGGCATTCACGGTAACACTGTGCAGCCTGTGGCCCACATTGCTGAACACCACTGTGGGTGTTGCCAACATCGACCCAGACTTAAAAAACGTCAGTCGTGTATTGAAACTCGACCCGTTGACGCATGTGCGCAAGATTGTACTGCCATCAGCGATCCCGATGATTTTTACTGGCCTGCGTTTGTCGCTGGGCGTGGCGTGGATGGTGCTGATTGCGGCAGAAATGCTGGCGCAAAACCCCGGCTTAGGCAAGTTCGTGTGGGATGAATTCCAGAACGGCAGCTCACAGTCACTGGCACGCATCATGGTTGCCGTCGTTACGATTGGCTTCATCGGGTTCATGCTGGATCGCGGCATGCTGCAACTGCAGAAATGGTTCTCTTGGGATAAACGCAGTGAACTGCGCTAA
- a CDS encoding ABC transporter ATP-binding protein, whose product MSKTYLDLSAVGMRFKTDKGFFEALVDVNLKIAKGEFISLIGHSGCGKSTVLNLVAGLTEATSGGIILDGREVDGPGPERSVVFQNHALLPWLSVYQNVELAVRQVMKEASKKEIEEKVRYYLSLVQMDHALDKKPHEISGGMKQRVGIARALSMSPKVLLMDEPFGALDALTRAHLQDSVMEIQAELNNTVIMITHDVDEAVLLSDRIVMMTNGPSATVGEILNIDLPRPRDRVELADNPHYHHLRQQVLSFLYEKHNKVTRLKTTKTTKSSAVA is encoded by the coding sequence ATGAGCAAAACCTATCTCGATTTAAGTGCCGTGGGCATGCGTTTCAAAACCGACAAAGGCTTCTTTGAAGCACTGGTTGATGTGAACCTGAAAATTGCCAAGGGCGAGTTTATCTCCCTGATCGGCCACTCCGGTTGTGGGAAAAGCACCGTGCTGAATTTGGTTGCCGGTCTGACCGAAGCCACGTCCGGCGGCATCATTCTCGATGGTCGCGAAGTTGATGGCCCGGGCCCGGAACGTTCAGTCGTGTTCCAAAACCACGCGCTGCTGCCATGGTTATCGGTCTATCAGAACGTTGAACTGGCGGTGCGTCAGGTCATGAAAGAGGCCAGCAAAAAAGAGATTGAAGAGAAAGTGCGTTACTACCTGTCGTTAGTGCAGATGGATCACGCGTTGGATAAGAAACCGCATGAGATCTCCGGCGGGATGAAACAGCGTGTCGGTATCGCCCGTGCGTTGTCGATGTCACCAAAAGTGCTGTTGATGGATGAACCCTTTGGTGCATTAGATGCCCTGACGCGTGCGCATCTGCAAGATTCGGTCATGGAAATTCAGGCAGAACTGAACAACACCGTCATCATGATCACGCATGATGTGGATGAAGCCGTGCTGTTGTCTGACCGTATCGTGATGATGACCAACGGCCCGTCGGCCACCGTGGGTGAGATCCTGAATATCGATCTGCCGCGTCCGCGTGATCGGGTTGAATTAGCCGATAACCCGCATTATCACCATTTACGTCAGCAGGTGCTGAGTTTCCTGTATGAAAAACACAACAAAGTGACCCGCTTGAAAACGACTAAAACGACGAAAAGTAGTGCCGTAGCGTAA
- a CDS encoding NarK family nitrate/nitrite MFS transporter translates to MKQDNKFNMLSFTGKMKILHLSWIAFFITFVVWFNHAPLLGSIAKSLDISMAQVKTLLILNVALTIPARIIIGMLTDKFGPRLTYSFLLFAGSLPCFWFAFATDFTQLAMARLLLGFVGAGFVIGIRMVSEWFPANELGIAEGIYGGWGNFGSAAAAIAMPTLALFFGGENGWRYAVAMSGLICLAFSVIWYFNVSDSPKGSTYFKSKKMGGLEVTSKGDFFFLLLMKLPMYIALGLVGWKLSPHGVALISNTMTTVLYVIFAAILIYDCVSSYRVNKDIFHTPVPEIQRYQFKQVAAVNILYFTTFGSELAVVSMLPLFFADLFKLDMVHAGLVGSLFAFMNLVARPSGGWLSDRFGRKKTLMFVIAGLAMGYCAMSMITNAWPLFLAVLVVIACSFCVQAGCGAVFAVVPLIKRRLTGQIAGMTGAYGNTGGVFFLTVLSLVDYSTFFIVIAATAILGIIAILFMNEPRGHMVEINEDGSVELIKVG, encoded by the coding sequence ATGAAACAAGATAATAAATTTAATATGCTGTCATTTACCGGCAAAATGAAGATTCTTCATCTGAGTTGGATTGCCTTTTTTATTACCTTTGTGGTGTGGTTTAACCATGCTCCATTGTTAGGCTCGATTGCCAAATCATTGGATATCAGCATGGCTCAGGTAAAAACGTTGCTGATCCTGAACGTGGCGTTAACCATTCCGGCCCGTATCATTATCGGCATGTTGACCGATAAGTTTGGCCCGCGTCTGACCTACAGCTTTTTGCTGTTTGCTGGCAGTCTGCCTTGTTTCTGGTTTGCATTTGCCACTGATTTCACTCAGTTAGCGATGGCCCGTTTACTGCTCGGTTTTGTCGGTGCCGGATTTGTCATCGGTATCCGTATGGTCAGTGAGTGGTTTCCGGCCAACGAACTCGGTATCGCCGAAGGCATCTATGGCGGCTGGGGTAATTTCGGTTCGGCAGCAGCAGCGATTGCCATGCCAACATTGGCCCTGTTTTTTGGCGGTGAAAATGGCTGGCGCTACGCAGTGGCAATGTCCGGTTTGATTTGTCTGGCTTTCAGTGTGATTTGGTACTTCAATGTGTCCGATTCACCGAAGGGCTCTACCTATTTTAAATCTAAAAAAATGGGCGGGTTGGAAGTGACCAGCAAAGGCGATTTCTTCTTCCTGCTGCTGATGAAACTGCCGATGTATATTGCGCTGGGGCTGGTTGGCTGGAAATTGTCACCGCACGGCGTGGCACTGATTTCCAATACGATGACCACGGTGTTGTATGTCATTTTTGCGGCGATTCTGATTTACGACTGCGTCAGTTCCTATCGGGTCAATAAGGATATTTTTCATACCCCGGTGCCCGAGATCCAGCGTTATCAGTTTAAGCAGGTCGCGGCAGTCAATATCCTCTATTTCACGACCTTTGGCTCTGAACTGGCGGTAGTTTCCATGTTGCCGCTGTTCTTTGCTGATCTGTTTAAGCTGGATATGGTGCATGCCGGATTGGTGGGTTCATTGTTTGCCTTTATGAATCTGGTGGCACGACCTAGCGGTGGCTGGCTCAGTGATCGTTTCGGTCGCAAAAAGACCTTGATGTTCGTCATCGCCGGTCTGGCAATGGGTTACTGTGCCATGTCGATGATCACCAATGCCTGGCCATTATTCCTGGCGGTATTGGTGGTGATCGCCTGTTCATTTTGTGTACAGGCTGGGTGTGGCGCCGTGTTCGCCGTTGTGCCGCTGATTAAGCGCCGCCTGACCGGTCAGATTGCCGGGATGACCGGAGCCTATGGCAATACTGGGGGGGTGTTCTTTCTGACGGTGCTGTCACTGGTGGATTACTCAACCTTTTTTATCGTGATTGCAGCTACCGCGATTTTGGGGATCATCGCCATCCTGTTTATGAACGAACCGCGCGGCCATATGGTTGAAATTAATGAAGATGGTTCGGTAGAACTCATCAAAGTCGGTTAA